From Sceloporus undulatus isolate JIND9_A2432 ecotype Alabama chromosome 6, SceUnd_v1.1, whole genome shotgun sequence, one genomic window encodes:
- the CIDEB gene encoding LOW QUALITY PROTEIN: cell death activator CIDE-B (The sequence of the model RefSeq protein was modified relative to this genomic sequence to represent the inferred CDS: deleted 1 base in 1 codon) has protein sequence MEYINALVPTNLLQSVSSAGSELTRRVWSQAPPPQRPFRVCDHKRNIRKGLMAGTLHELLVKARETLLVSGIISLVLDEDGTLVETEEFFEALEDNTTLMVLQKGQKWSHCKGGSRTYALSREKPRNSQDIARITFDVYKLNPRDLFGSLNISATFYGLYSMSCDFKCLGPKKVLREILRVASTIMQGVGHILLGASHYIRRLLEGGDSWHPHVRLSAYEG, from the exons ATGGAGTATATCAATGCTTTGGTGCCGACTAATTTGTTACA GTCAGTATCAAGTGCGGGTTCAGAACTCACCCGGCGAGTCTGGTCA CAAGCCCCCCCACCACAGCGTCCCTTCCGGGTGTGTGACCACAAACGCAACATCCGCAAGGGGTTAATGGCAGGGACCTTGCACGAACTATTGGTGAAG gCGAGAGAGACACTGCTGGTCTCTGGCATCATTTCCTTGGTGCTGGATGAGGATGGCACTCTGGTGGAGACCGAGGAGTTCTTTGAGGCCTTGGAAGATAACACAACCCTGATGGTGCTACAAAAGGGCCAGAAGTGGAGTCACTGCAAG GGTGGCAGCCGAACCTATGCGCTTAGCCGAGAGAAACCCCGGAACAGTCAGGACATTGCCCGCATCACCTTCGATGTCTACAAGCTCAACCCGCGAGACCTCTTTGGTAGCCTCAATATCTCAGCAACGTTCTATGGACTCTACTCCATGAGCTGCGATTTCAAGTGCTTGGGACCCAAGAAGGTGCTGAG gGAGATCCTGCGGGTGGCTTCCACCATCATGCAAGGCGTCGGGCACATCCTCCTGGGTGCCTCCCACTACATCCGCCGCCTCTTGGAGGGTGGTGACAGCTGGCATCCCCATGTCAGATTGAGTGCTTACGAAGGCTGA
- the NOP9 gene encoding nucleolar protein 9 codes for MGVPPHPQKGGKRKKECRKRALPSASDQAGGARESKGVTLPRLEPGSAEYFRRAHETLKSGFESEEEKGLFVSNVLEEAEAVALPLALDTAGSLLLQALVPYASSPSLCSFLRALIPSLHLAACHSCGAHILEAVLLRAPLLIKDEAEDSETLEDLVLELGKAVQKELSVFALDAHGSFVVRTLLQVLGGVRVGSDGGRGGSGISSFRAKRAKAESDGPLEFEVPDSFFSLLREFSECFQEHISDFITNKYFSLCLQVALEVLHRKLPDVCSELCCSVIGYLSSCNPAAGQSPLLVFLKDATCSRALDKVLEVSDPKALRSFYKAHVKGQLRVLAEHGVANFTLQRLIQAASRKLLGQLFEELSPGVEEIMAHEHLGVITALLGACRKQGTHQPEVLQILMEAFHCWEPSSRQVLCAPLIASVLAYEVYYGEEEGEDPSQCQVNTARPLTSVSYHGSLMLQHLLHFADPSIVLRSLGTMTPEDLVTLACDPAGSHVFDALLASPSVPEKQRRKVLRLLKGCYLSLACNKHGSRVLDAIWSRSNLPAKQEMAQELAEHEPQLRHDPFGHHVARNFALTHFLKRRQDWDRHQEAEKKRRELFAEILDG; via the exons ATGGGGGTACCTCCCCATCCCCAGAAAGGaggcaaaaggaagaaagaatgtcGGAAACGGGCCTTGCCTTCTGCCTCGGACCAAGCAGGTGGTGCCAGAGAGAGCAAAGGGGTCACCCTCCCCAGATTGGAGCCTGGCTCGGCTGAGTATTTCCGTCGGGCTCACGAGACTTTGAAATCGGGGTTCGAGTCGGAGGAGGAGAAAG GCCTGTTTGTCAGCAATGTCTTGGAGGAGGCTGAAGCAGTGGCTTTACCCTTGGCCCTGGACACAGCTGGTTCTCTTCTTCTCCAGGCCCTTGTTCCGTATGCTTCTTCACCCAGCTTGTGTTCCTTTCTCCGGGCTTTGATCCCCTCTCTGCACCTTGCCGCCTGCCACTCCTGCGGAGCCCACATCCTGGAGGCTGTCTTGCTGAGGGCCCCATTGCTGATCAAGGATGAAGCAGAGGATTCTGAGACTTTGGAGGACCTTGTTCTGGAACTGGGAAAGGCTGTACAGAAAGAACTGTCAGTTTTTGCTTTGGATGCCCATGGCAGTTTTGTGGTGCGGACACTGCTGCAGGTGCTTGGAGGGGTCCGAGTCGGGTCAGACGGGGGCCGAGGAGGATCAG GGATTTCGAGCTTTAGAGCCAAGCGAGCAAAAGCAGAAAGCGATGGGCCTCTGGAATTTGAAGTCCCAgactccttcttctccctccttcgtGAATTCAGCGAGTGCTTTCAGGAGCATATTTCAG ATTTTATTACAAACAAATATTTTAGCCTCTGCCTCCAAGTGGCGCTGGAGGTCTTACACCGGAAGCTACCTGATGTCTGTTCAGAACTGTGCTGCTCAGTGATCGGCTACCTGAGCTCCTGCAACCCGGCAGCTGGACAGAG CCCCCTCCTGGTGTTTCTGAAGGATGCCACCTGCAGCCGGGCGCTGGACAAGGTTCTGGAGGTGTCTGACCCAAAGGCCTTGCGCTCATTCTACAAGGCACATGTCAAGGGGCAATTGCGGGTCCTGGCGGAGCATGGTGTGGCCAACTTCACCTTGCAGCGGCTCATCCAGGCTGCCTCCCGGAAACTG TTGGGACAACTATTTGAGGAATTGAGCCCAGGCGTGGAAGAGATCATGGCCCATGAGCACCTGGGAGTGATCACGGCGCTTCTGGGGGCCTGTAGAAAACAGGGGACTCACCAGCCGGAGGTACTGCAGATCCTCATGGAG GCTTTTCACTGCTGGGAACCTTCCTCCCGCCAAGTGTTGTGTGCTCCTCTGATTGCTTCTGTGTTGGCTTATGAGGTGTATTATGgtgaagaggaaggggaggatcCGTCACAGTGTCAG GTGAACACAGCTCGTCCTTTGACCTCAGTCTCCTACCATGGCTCCTTAATGCTCCAGCACTTGTTACACTTTGCAGACCCCTCCATTGTACTGCGCAGCTTAGGGACCATGACCCCTGAGGATCTCGTCACACTGGCTTGCGATCCTGCAGGAAGCCACGTCTTTGATGCTCTCCTAGCCAGCCCCTCTGTCCCTGAAAAACAGAGGCGGAAGGTGCTGCGACTGCTCAAG GGTTGCTATCTATCTCTGGCTTGTAACAAGCATGGAAGTCGGGTCCTGGATGCCATTTGGAGCAGATCCAATCTGCCAGCCAAGCAAGAGATGGCTCAAGAGCTGG CTGAGCATGAGCCGCAGCTCCGGCATGACCCCTTTGGTCATCACGTGGCCCGCAACTTTGCCTTGACCCACTTCCTCAAACGCCGCCAGGATTGGGACCGCCACCAGGAGGCGGAAAAGAAACGGAGGGAGCTCTTTGCCGAGATCTTGGATGGATGA